In Primulina huaijiensis isolate GDHJ02 chromosome 4, ASM1229523v2, whole genome shotgun sequence, a genomic segment contains:
- the LOC140975408 gene encoding ABC transporter B family member 15-like: protein MGGKGGLFRYADDIDKFLMLIGTLGSLGDGLMSPLNMFVISGIIDEYGTANHSIANEVVDKYALRLLYVALGVGLSAFLEGLCWTRTAERQTSRIRTEYLKSVLRQEVGFFDCQDASSSTFKVVSSISADAHSIQGVIAEKIPNCLAEFSAFIFGLVIAFTLSWRLALASLPCALCFIAPGVGFGKLMMNTGMKNKDAYDVAGGIVEQAISSIRTVYSYVGECQTLENFGRALQESMNLGIKQGLMKGLMIGSMGIMFAAWAFESWAGSVLVLERGESGGRVFIAAVCVVLGGLSCMSALPNISFIVEATAAATRIFEMADRVPEIDSHNSRGKVLGYVHGEIEFKEVYFSYPSRMDTPVLQGFNLKIKAGKTVGLVGGSGSGKSTVISLLERFYDPVKGDILLDGHKINRLKLIWLRSQMGLVNQEPILFATSIKENILFGKDDASIELVINAAKSANAHDFIVKLPLGYETQVGQYGFSLSGGQKQRIAIARALLKNPRILLLDEATSALDSQSERIVQDAITQASRGRTTIVIAHRLTTIHDSDMIVVVQSGRVIESGSHDKLMQIGDNGVYSKMVKMQSTMQNEASIPYRFTDEKNDKNNKGRMKDYTPKSYHSVRSSWQSSPVSPFSPALTVSVVPSIHMLSYYESDDEKTDYSYSRDISSWRLLKMNAPEWRRAFLGCLGAASVGAVQPVNAWFLGSVVSLFFSDDRSKIKSDIKFYCTIFLSIGVTSFFGNVIQHYNFAVMGERLTKRIHEKVLENILTFEVAWFDQEQNTSAAICARLATEASVVRSLVGDRMSLLVQVSISAFVAFTLGLILTWRVSIVVIAIQPLIIASFYSKSVLMKGMSERAKKAQNEGSQLASEAVVNHRTITAFSSQKKIAALFAETLKGPRTESIKQSWISGIGLFTSQFLTTASVALTYWYGGRLMNKGLVSSEHLFQAFFILMSTGKSIADAGSMSLDIAKGTNAIKSIFTILDRRSDIEPDKPEGMKVKKGLKGSIEFNNVYFSYPSRPDVIIFQGLNLKNEAGKTMALVGQSGSGKSTVIGLIERFYDPIKGTILIDHQDVKNYNLRDLRSHIALVSQEPVLFTGTVYENIVYGMENATEYEVIKAAKLANAHEFLSSLNEGYKTYCGERGVQLSGGQKQRIALARAILKNPSILLLDEATSALDTISENLVQEALEKMMIRRTCIVVAHRLTTIQKADCIAVIKNGKVVEKGSHSELLGIGHKGSYYSLIKSQHCHSSYQP from the exons ATGGGAGGTAAAGGTGGCCTTTTCAGGTACGCTGACGACATCGACAAGTTTCTGATGCTAATTGGCACCTTAGGGAGCTTGGGAGATGGGCTAATGTCACCACTTAATATGTTTGTTATAAGTGGTATCATTGATGAGTATGGAACTGCTAATCATTCTATAGCTAACGAGGTGGTGGATAag TATGCACTGAGACTACTCTATGTTGCTCTTGGAGTTGGATTGTCAGCATTTCTTG AAGGATTATGTTGGACAAGAACAGCAGAGAGACAGACATCTCGTATACGAACCGAGTACTTGAAATCAGTACTTAGACAAGAAGTTGGTTTCTTTGACTGTCAAGATGCTTCATCCTCCACTTTCAAAGTAGTTTCAAGCATATCTGCAGATGCACACTCGATTCAAGGTGTTATAGCAGAGAAG ATACCTAACTGCCTAGCTGAATTCTCTGCGTTCATATTCGGCCTAGTGATTGCCTTTACACTTTCTTGGAGACTTGCCTTGGCTTCTCTCCCTTGTGCATTGTGTTTCATAGCTCCAGGAGTGGGATTCGGAAAGTTAATGATGAACACTGGGATGAAGAACAAAGATGCTTATGATGTTGCAGGTGGTATCGTGGAACAGGCAATATCCTCAATCAGAACTGTTTACTCGTACGTGGGTGAATGTCAAACACTCGAAAATTTCGGACGAGCTCTTCAAGAAAGTATGAATCTTGGCATTAAGCAAGGTCTCATGAAAGGGTTGATGATCGGCAGCATGGGGATTATGTTTGCTGCTTGGGCATTTGAATCGTGGGCAGGTAGCGTTCTTGTCCTTGAGAGAGGAGAAAGCGGCGGACGCGTGTTTATAGCAGCAGTTTGTGTTGTTCTTGGAGGACT GTCGTGTATGAGTGCGCTTCCTAATATTTCATTCATCGTAGAAGCAACAGCTGCTGCTACACGGATTTTCGAGATGGCAGACCGTGTTCCTGAGATAGACTCTCATAATTCAAGAGGGAAAGTTTTAGGATATGTACATGGAGAAATCGAGTTTAAGGAAGTTTATTTCAGTTATCCATCAAGAATGGACACACCGGTTTTGCAGGGATTTAACCTTAAAATAAAAGCTGGCAAAACTGTTGGTCTGGTAGGAGGGAGTGGTTCTGGAAAATCAACAGTTATTTCATTGCTCGAAAGATTTTACGATCCTGTCAAAGGAGACATACTACTTGATGGACACAAGATAAATAGACTGAAACTCATATGGTTGAGATCCCAGATGGGATTGGTGAATCAGGAGCCAATTCTCTTTGCAACATCGATAAAGGAAAATATCCTGTTTGGAAAAGACGACGCTTCCATAGAACTCGTTATAAATGCTGCTAAGTCTGCAAATGCACATGATTTCATTGTCAAGTTACCACTCGGATATGAAACTCAG GTGGGACAATATGGATTTTCATTGTCAGGAGGACAGAAACAAAGGATTGCTATAGCAAGGGCGTTGCTTAAAAATCCAAGAATTCTCTTGCTTGATGAAGCTACAAGTGCTCTAGATTCACAATCTGAAAGAATAGTGCAAGACGCCATTACTCAGGCTTCACGAGGAAGAACGACCATTGTCATTGCTCATCGTCTCACCACAATCCATGATTCTGACATGATCGTGGTCGTTCAATCAGGGAGAGTCATCGAATCTGGTTCACATGATAAACTGATGCAAATTGGAGATAATGGAGTGTACTCAAAGATGGTCAAAATGCAGTCAACAATGCAGAATGAAGCATCCATCCCTTACCGTTTCACAGAtgagaaaaatgataaaaacaatAAAGGAAGGATGAAAGATTATACTCCTAAATCTTATCACAGTGTAAGATCAAGCTGGCAAAGCAGTCCTGTTTCGCCATTTAGCCCTGCTTTAACTGTGAGTGTGGTTCCCTCGATACACATGCTTTCATATTACGAAAGTGACGATGAAAAGACAGACTACTCGTATTCTCGAGATATTTCCTCTTGGCGCTTACTTAAAATGAATGCACCTGAATGGAGAAGAGCATTTCTTGGATGTTTAGGAGCAGCAAGCGTTGGAGCAGTCCAGCCTGTTAATGCTTGGTTCTTGGGATCAGTAGTCTCTCTATTCTTTTCAGATGACagatcaaaaataaaatcagaTATCAAATTTTACTGCACGATCTTCTTATCTATAGGTGTTACCAGCTTCTTTGGCAATGTAATCCAACACTACAATTTCGCAGTCATGGGAGAACGGTTAACGAAGAGGATACACGAAAAAGTTCTTGAAAACATTCTCACTTTCGAGGTTGCCTGGTTTGATCAGGAACAGAACACAAGTGCTGCGATCTGTGCACGTTTGGCCACAGAAGCCAGTGTGGTTCGATCCCTAGTCGGAGATCGAATGTCTTTACTGGTTCAGGTATCCATAAGTGCTTTTGTGGCTTTTACACTTGGGCTAATTCTTACATGGAGAGTTTCGATAGTGGTGATTGCTATACAACCATTGATCATAGCAAGCTTTTACTCGAAAAGTGTGCTAATGAAAGGAATGTCAGAAAGGGCAAAAAAGGCGCAAAATGAAGGTAGCCAGCTAGCAAGTGAAGCAGTGGTTAACCACAGAACAATCACTGCTTTTTCCTCTCAAAAGAAAATTGCTGCCCTCTTTGCGGAAACGCTTAAAGGGCCACGAACAGAAAGCATAAAACAATCTTGGATTTCGGGGATAGGCTTGTTCACTTCCCAATTTCTTACGACAGCTTCAGTAGCTTTAACATATTGGTATGGAGGAAGGCTAATGAACAAAGGATTAGTAAGCTCAGAGCATCTGTTTCAAGCGTTTTTCATCTTAATGAGCACCGGTAAGAGCATTGCAGATGCAGGAAGCATGTCGTTGGATATTGCGAAAGGGACCAATGCTATAAAATCTATCTTTACTATATTAGACAGGAGAAGTGACATCGAGCCAGACAAGCCCGAGGGTATGAAGGTCAAGAAAGGACTAAAAGGCAGCATAGAGTTTAACAACGTTTATTTTTCCTATCCCTCCAGGCCTGATGTAATTATCTTTCAAGGTCTTAATCTCAAGAATGAAGCAGGAAAGACGATGGCACTTGTGGGACAAAGTGGTTCAGGCAAATCTACGGTTATTGGATTGATTGAAAGATTTTACGATCCCATAAAAGGAACAATACTAATAGATCATCAAGATGTCAAAAACTACAATTTAAGAGACTTGAGATCACACATAGCATTGGTTAGCCAGGAACCCGTGCTTTTCACAGGAACCGTATACGAAAACATAGTCTACGGCATGGAGAACGCCACGGAATACGAAGTTATCAAAGCTGCAAAACTTGCTAATGCTCATGAATTCTTAAG TTCGTTGAACGAAGGATACAAAACTTACTGTGGAGAAAGAGGAGTCCAGCTATCAGGAGGACAGAAGCAACGCATAGCACTCGCTCGCGCAATACTCAAGAATCCGTCGATCCTTCTCTTGGATGAGGCAACCAGTGCTTTAGACACCATATCCGAGAACTTAGTCCAAGAAGCATTAGAGAAAATGATGATACGCAGGACTTGCATAGTCGTGGCTCATCGTTTAACCACAATACAGAAGGCGGATTGCATAGCTGTGATCAAGAACGGCAAAGTTGTGGAAAAAGGATCACATTCTGAACTTCTTGGTATTGGACACAAGGGTTCATATTATTCACTGATCAAGTCACAACATTGCCATTCCTCTTACCAGCCATGA
- the LOC140974754 gene encoding uncharacterized protein, whose amino-acid sequence MVKVATFFGMSFAAFVFWQTMDKVHVYIALRQDEKKEKMEKEAEIRRMREELYQQQREKDSLA is encoded by the exons ATGGTGAAAGTGGCGACGTTCTTTGGTATGTCATTCGCAGCCTTTGTTTTTTGGCAGACCATGGATAAAGTCCATGTCTATATTGCCCTTCGCCAGGACGAGAAG AAGGAGAAAATGGAGAAAGAAGCTGAGATAAGGAGAATGAGAGAGGAGCTATACCAACAACAAAGAGAAAAGGACTCTCTTGCGTAA
- the LOC140975409 gene encoding uncharacterized protein, with amino-acid sequence MDSISEHAQDSISTSGRVLEKLNLPNLQSKMKSDPEGYGSELTLIYNQFKSSLELFERQAAMNFTSLSGIGNDPTVAKDLGDRSMFLAHVVQFYPKQMSGFPNELSQFLKSSARSLPSGLRVNVTHALILLINRKMIDISETLDLFMELQTVGDRALKKLAFSHVVQSIRRMNYKHKNDPKNRALQNILYGMLQQEEETKAKVALVTLCELHRRKVWLDDRTANAICMACFHASSRIMTAALSFLLDFEKIEDVDDSDDSSSEDDATTQKSQIVLNKEALYKASHKGTTSSKKKKKAKLLRVARSMKKKQRLSSENNNSNYYSPLNHLKDAQGFVEKLLSRLQNCNERFEIKMIMLKVTARTIGLHRLILLNFYPYLQKYIQPHQRGITSLLAAAIQSCHDMVPPDAVEPLFKQVVNQFVHDKSRTEAIAIGLKVVREICLRMPLLMTEDLLQDLVLYRKSHEKAVSSASRSLLSLFRELFPSLLAKKDRGRLTDPKARPKAYGEVNIACDIPDIELLEQDDDSDENVYDDTNASSLGEDYENDGDGGLVKNDDHGECESASENESARSSDSDSEKDDRNADNDELDSEVSDENDNYTTGDADDGGDEEDEEDSERVPEAYSGFLEMDTGGNADHVHDNVSKTRKRNFSDFEEQLNVADKSLRALKKLAGVKSGNAPSVPNDGILSNEDFQRIKELKAKKEARTALAQHGFKLPSSDQLSLKRVDAATLEANIKQKLTKQEKLALIRAGREERGKYQARTAVKHKKTGGLSNRQKEHKKAMPLAAKRAKVAKSRQEKKKQKHLAGKQFRGRKAWK; translated from the exons ATGGATTCAATTTCGGAGCATGCCCAGGACTCAATATCGACTTCAGGACGAGTTTTGGAGAAGCTCAACCTACCGAACCTGCAAAGCAAAATGAAGTCTGACCCAGAAGGATATGGGTCAGAACTAACCTTGATTTACAATCAATTTAAGTCATCGCTTGAGCTCTTTGAGAGGCAAGCCGCCATGAATTTCACCTCACTGAGTGGAATCGGCAATGACCCAACAGTGGCAAAGGATTTAGGTGATCGGTCCATGTTTTTGGCCCATGTCGTTCAATTTTACCCTAAACAGATGTCTGGCTTTCCAAATGAGTTGTCCCAGTTTTTGAAATCGTCTGCACGATCACTGCCGTCTGGACTCAGAGTGAATGTGACACATGCTTTGATTTTGTTGATTAATCGTAAG ATGATTGATATTTCAGAGACCCTTGACTTGTTCATGGAGCTACAAACTGTAGGCGATAGGGCATTAAAAAAACTGGCGTTCTCTCATGTTGTTCAGAGTATCAGGCGTATGAACTATAAGCATAAGAATGACCCCAAGAATCGGGCACTTCAGAATATTTTATATGGGATGCTGCAG CAAGAGGAAGAAACAAAAGCAAAAGTGGCACTTGTTACCCTTTGTGAGCTTCATCGAAGGAAAGTCTGGTTAGATGATAGGACAGCGAATGCAATATGTATGGCATGTTTTCATGCTTCGTCAAG GATCATGACAGCTGCCTTGTCGTTTCTTCTTGATTTTGAGAAGATTGAAGATGTTGATGATAGCGATGATTCTAGCAGCGAAGATGATGCAACAACTCAAAAGTCACAAATCGTGCTGAATAAAGAGGCTCTTTACAAG GCAAGCCATAAAGGCACCACATCtagcaaaaagaaaaagaaagccAAACTGTTGCGAGTTGCTCGCAGCATGAAGAAGAAGCAGCGGCTATCATCTGAGAATAATAACTCAAACTACTACTCACCACTGAACCATTTGAAAGATGCACAG GGCTTTGTGGAAAAGCTGTTGTCACGCCTGCAAAATTGCAACGAACGGTTTGAG ATTAAGATGATTATGCTCAAAGTAACTGCCCGAACTATTGGCCTTCATCGGTTGATTTTGTTAAACTTCTACCCCTACCTTCAGAAATATATACAG CCTCATCAACGGGGTATCACAAGTTTACTTGCTGCTGCTATTCAGTCATGCCATGACATG GTCCCACCAGATGCTGTTGAGCCATTGTTCAAGCAAGTAGTCAACCAATTTGTGCATGATAAATCGCGAACTGAG GCCATCGCTATTGGGCTGAAAGTTGTTCGTGAAATATGTTTAAGGATGCCCTTG CTGATGACTGAAGATTTGCTGCAAGACCTTGTGCTGTATAGAAAGTCGCATGAGAAAGCAGTTTCTTCAGCTTCTCGTTCCCTTCTATCTTTATTTAGAGAG CTTTTCCCGTCACTGTTGGCCAAAAAGGATAGAGGAAGGCTCACAGACCCAAAAGCCAGACCTAAAGCATATGGTGAAGTGAACATCGCTTGCGATATTCCAGATATTGAGTTGTTGGAGCAAGATGATGATAGTGATGAAAATGTGTATGACGACACCAATGCTAGCTCACTTGGTGAGGATTATGAAAACGACGGTGATGGTGGCCTTGTTAAAAATGATGATCATGGTGAATGTGAGAGTGCTTCTGAAAATGAATCTGCCCGTTCCAGTGATTCTGATTCTGAGAAGGATGATAGAAACGCTGATAATGATGAACTCGATTCTGAAGTGTCTGATGAAAACGATAATTACACAACTGGTGATGCTGATGATGGTGGTGATGAAGAAGACGAGGAGGATTCTGAAAGGGTGCCTGAGGCTTACAGTGGATTTCTAGAAATGGATACTGGTGGGAATGCTGATCATGTTCATGACAATGTATCAAAAACACGAAAGAGGAATTTCTCTGATTTTGAAGAACAATTAAATGTTGCTGATAAAAGTTTACGAGCTTTGAAGAAATTGGCTGGAGTGAAATCTGGAAATGCTCCCTCAGTCCCAAATGATGGGATTCTATCCAATGAGGACTTCCAAAGAATAAAAGAACTGAAG GCCAAGAAGGAGGCTCGAACTGCTTTGGCCCAGCATGGATTTAAGCTTCCTAGCTCTGATCAACTTAGCTTGAAGAGAGTTGATGCTGCTACACTTGAA GCTAATATAAAGCAGAAATTAACCAAGCAAGAAAAACTGGCTTTAATAAGAGCAGGGAGGGAAGAAAGAGGGAAATACCAGGCCCGGACTGCTGTAAAACACAAAAAG ACCGGTGGTTTAAGCAATCGGCAGAAGGAACACAAAAAAGCTATGCCCCTTGCAGCTAAGAGAGCCAAGGTTGCCAAATCTCGTCAAGAGAAGAAGAAACAGAAACATCTAGCTGGCAAACAATTCCGTGGGAGAAAAGCTTGGAAATGA
- the LOC140975410 gene encoding oxysterol-binding protein-related protein 1D isoform X1 translates to MNPLCCIAPVSVEKDRAGLRPQTLSQELVSDDIVVYDSSNNAGVNQVRYSSRRSFSIGNDVLAAVGGGGAVDLAKERCDENVETKSCVGVLYKWVNYGKGWRARWFVLEDGVLSYYKVHGPDKIVVGNGRENGVKVIGAESFRYIRKCNLGSGSCNGNFGNGFGSGKQWKPFGEVHLKVSSVRASKSDDKRLSIFSGTRTLHLRCESKEDRASWIEALLVAKDKFPRLLTSSDLASSDEFIVSTDKLRARLMQDGISETVVKDCESIMLGELSEIQNRLRTLQLKHILLLDTLRRLETEKIELETTVVDETKGRDSCGGQGNRRFSDFYSVLSEASGSDSDADIGSRYGGDIETDEDEGIFFDTNDFLSAESLRSSSYRSRENSVYPCETDFYFSGRLREIGMGTKEIEFPYVRRRDNLPEPKEKEKPVGLWSIIKDNIGKDLSGVCLPVYFNEPLSSLQKCFEDLEHSYLVDQALEWGKQGNDLMRILNVAAFAVSGYASTEGRQCKPFNPLLGETYEADYPDKGLKFFSEKVSHHPMIVACHCEGRGWKFWGDSNLKGKFWGRSIQLDPVGTLMLQFEDGETFQWSKVTTSIYNIIIGKIYCDHYGTMRIKGSGNYSCKLKFKEQSIIDRNPHQVHGFVQDNRTGEKVAVLLGKWDEAMYYVMGDPSTKPKDFDPMTETVLLWERDKSMTKTRYNLTPFAISLNELTNGLRELLPLTDSRLRPDQRHLENGEYELANAEKLRLEQLQRQARKMQEKGWQPKWFARDEDGCYRYVGGYWEAREARNWDGIPDIFRQPCDLPVGVTEE, encoded by the exons ATGAATCCGCTTTGCTGCATTGCTCCCGTGTCAGTTGAGAAGGATCGAGCTGGGTTGAGACCTCAAACCCTAAGTCAGGAGTTGGTCTCCGATGATATTGTTGTTTATGATAGTAGCAACAATGCGGGTGTGAATCAGGTGAGATACAGCTCGAGGCGGAGTTTTTCGATCGGGAATGATGTTCTGGCTGCGGTTGGAGGTGGCGGAGCAGTGGATTTGGCGAAGGAAAGATGCGATGAGAATGTTGAAACGAAGAGCTGTGTCGGGGTTTTGTATAAGTGGGTGAATTATGGGAAAGGGTGGAGGGCTAGGTGGTTTGTGTTGGAAGATGGTGTTCTGTCGTATTACAAAGTTCATGGGCCGGATAAAATCGTGGTTGGTAATGGAAGAGAGAATGGTGTAAAAGTGATTGGGGCGGAGAGTTTTAGGTACATTAGGAAGTGTAATCTTGGTAGTGGGAGTTGTAATGGTAATTTCGGAAATGGGTTTGGGTCAGGGAAGCAGTGGAAGCCATTCGGGGAAGTACACTTGAAG GTTTCTTCAGTTCGGGCCAGCAAGTCAGATGACAAAAGGCTTTCCATATTCTCAGGGACAAGAACTCTTCATCTGCGATGTGAATCAAAAGAAGACAGAGCCTCATGGATTGAAGCACTTCTGGTTGCTAAAGATAAATTCCCTAGACTATTGACAAGTAGTGACCTAGCAAGTTCGGATGAATTCATTGTTTCAACAGATAAGCTGCGAGCACGGTTAATGCAGGATGGCATTAGTGAGACAGTGGTTAAAGATTGTGAGTCTATAATGCTGGGTGAGCTTTCTGAGATTCAGAATCGGTTAAGAACCCTTCAACTCAAACATATATTGCTGCTGGATACGTTGAGGCGACTGGAG ACAGAGAAAATTGAATTGGAAACAACTGTTGTTGATGAGACGAAGGGACGGGATTCTTGCGGTGGACAAGGGAATAGAAGGTTTAGCG ATTTCTATTCAGTTTTGTCAGAGGCCAGCGGAAGTGACTCAGATGCAGATATTGGAAGTAGATATGGAGGAGATATTGAAACAGATGAAGATGAAGGAATCTTTTTTGACACAAATGATTTTTTGTCTGCAGAGTCTCTAAGAAGTTCTTCATACCGAAGTAGAGAGAATTCAGTTTATCCTTGTGAAACAGACTTTTACTTTTCTGGTCGTTTAAGAGAAATTGGAATGGGAACAAAGGAAATTGAATTTCCATACGTCAGGAGAAGGGATAATTTACCAGAACCGAAGGAGAAAGAGAAGCCAGTTGGGTTATGGTCAATAATTAAGGATAACATCGGCAAAGATTTGTCAGGTGTATGCCTTCCTGTTTACTTCAATGAGCCTCTATCCTCATTGCAAAaatgctttgaagatttggaacATTCATATCTCGTTGACCAGGCACTGGAATGGGGAAAACAG GGAAATGATTTGATGAGAATTTTAAATGTAGCAGCTTTTGCAGTGTCGGGCTATGCCTCAACTGAAGGCAGGCAATGCAAACCTTTCAATCCTCTCCTTGGCGAAACCTATGAGGCTGACTATCCTGATAAGGGGTTAAAATTCTTCTCTGAAAAG GTGAGTCATCATCCAATGATTGTGGCTTGTCACTGTGAAGGCAGAGGTTGGAAGTTTTGGGGAGATTCTAATCTTAAAGGAAAGTTCTGGGGTCGTTCCATCCAGCTTGATCCCGTGGGGACATTGATGCTGCAGTTTGAAGACGGTGAGACATTTCAGTGGAGCAAAGTCACTACTTCTATTTACAACATCATAATTGGTAAAATCTACTGTGACCACTATGGCACCATGCGCATCAAAGGCAGTGGAAATTATTCTTGCAAGCTTAAATTCAAGGAGCAGTCTATCATAGACCGAAATCCACATCAG GTTCATGGTTTTGTGCAAGACAATAGGACCGGAGAGAAGGTTGCTGTGTTGCTGGGTAAGTGGGATGAGGCAATGTATTATGTTATGGGAGATCCAAGTACCAAGCCAAAGGATTTCGATCCAATGACTGAAACGGTGTTGCTGTGGGAAAGGGATAAGTCTATGACCAAGACAAGATATAATCTCACACCATTTGCCATATCTTTGAATGAATTGACAAATGGTTTAAGGGAGCTGCTGCCGCTTACAGACTCGAGGTTGCGACCCGACCAAAGACATTTAGAGAATGGGGAATATGAGCTTGCAAATGCAGAGAAGCTTAGACTTGAACAATTGCAGAGACAG GCGAGGAAGATGCAAGAGAAAGGCTGGCAACCAAAATGGTTCGCAAGGGACGAAGATGGTTGTTATCGCTATGTGGGTGGATACTGGGAAGCAAGGGAAGCCCGGAATTGGGATGGCATCCCTGATATATTCCGGCAGCCCTGTGATCTCCCTGTTGGTGTAACAGAAGAGTGA
- the LOC140975410 gene encoding oxysterol-binding protein-related protein 1D isoform X2, producing MQDGISETVVKDCESIMLGELSEIQNRLRTLQLKHILLLDTLRRLETEKIELETTVVDETKGRDSCGGQGNRRFSDFYSVLSEASGSDSDADIGSRYGGDIETDEDEGIFFDTNDFLSAESLRSSSYRSRENSVYPCETDFYFSGRLREIGMGTKEIEFPYVRRRDNLPEPKEKEKPVGLWSIIKDNIGKDLSGVCLPVYFNEPLSSLQKCFEDLEHSYLVDQALEWGKQGNDLMRILNVAAFAVSGYASTEGRQCKPFNPLLGETYEADYPDKGLKFFSEKVSHHPMIVACHCEGRGWKFWGDSNLKGKFWGRSIQLDPVGTLMLQFEDGETFQWSKVTTSIYNIIIGKIYCDHYGTMRIKGSGNYSCKLKFKEQSIIDRNPHQVHGFVQDNRTGEKVAVLLGKWDEAMYYVMGDPSTKPKDFDPMTETVLLWERDKSMTKTRYNLTPFAISLNELTNGLRELLPLTDSRLRPDQRHLENGEYELANAEKLRLEQLQRQARKMQEKGWQPKWFARDEDGCYRYVGGYWEAREARNWDGIPDIFRQPCDLPVGVTEE from the exons ATGCAGGATGGCATTAGTGAGACAGTGGTTAAAGATTGTGAGTCTATAATGCTGGGTGAGCTTTCTGAGATTCAGAATCGGTTAAGAACCCTTCAACTCAAACATATATTGCTGCTGGATACGTTGAGGCGACTGGAG ACAGAGAAAATTGAATTGGAAACAACTGTTGTTGATGAGACGAAGGGACGGGATTCTTGCGGTGGACAAGGGAATAGAAGGTTTAGCG ATTTCTATTCAGTTTTGTCAGAGGCCAGCGGAAGTGACTCAGATGCAGATATTGGAAGTAGATATGGAGGAGATATTGAAACAGATGAAGATGAAGGAATCTTTTTTGACACAAATGATTTTTTGTCTGCAGAGTCTCTAAGAAGTTCTTCATACCGAAGTAGAGAGAATTCAGTTTATCCTTGTGAAACAGACTTTTACTTTTCTGGTCGTTTAAGAGAAATTGGAATGGGAACAAAGGAAATTGAATTTCCATACGTCAGGAGAAGGGATAATTTACCAGAACCGAAGGAGAAAGAGAAGCCAGTTGGGTTATGGTCAATAATTAAGGATAACATCGGCAAAGATTTGTCAGGTGTATGCCTTCCTGTTTACTTCAATGAGCCTCTATCCTCATTGCAAAaatgctttgaagatttggaacATTCATATCTCGTTGACCAGGCACTGGAATGGGGAAAACAG GGAAATGATTTGATGAGAATTTTAAATGTAGCAGCTTTTGCAGTGTCGGGCTATGCCTCAACTGAAGGCAGGCAATGCAAACCTTTCAATCCTCTCCTTGGCGAAACCTATGAGGCTGACTATCCTGATAAGGGGTTAAAATTCTTCTCTGAAAAG GTGAGTCATCATCCAATGATTGTGGCTTGTCACTGTGAAGGCAGAGGTTGGAAGTTTTGGGGAGATTCTAATCTTAAAGGAAAGTTCTGGGGTCGTTCCATCCAGCTTGATCCCGTGGGGACATTGATGCTGCAGTTTGAAGACGGTGAGACATTTCAGTGGAGCAAAGTCACTACTTCTATTTACAACATCATAATTGGTAAAATCTACTGTGACCACTATGGCACCATGCGCATCAAAGGCAGTGGAAATTATTCTTGCAAGCTTAAATTCAAGGAGCAGTCTATCATAGACCGAAATCCACATCAG GTTCATGGTTTTGTGCAAGACAATAGGACCGGAGAGAAGGTTGCTGTGTTGCTGGGTAAGTGGGATGAGGCAATGTATTATGTTATGGGAGATCCAAGTACCAAGCCAAAGGATTTCGATCCAATGACTGAAACGGTGTTGCTGTGGGAAAGGGATAAGTCTATGACCAAGACAAGATATAATCTCACACCATTTGCCATATCTTTGAATGAATTGACAAATGGTTTAAGGGAGCTGCTGCCGCTTACAGACTCGAGGTTGCGACCCGACCAAAGACATTTAGAGAATGGGGAATATGAGCTTGCAAATGCAGAGAAGCTTAGACTTGAACAATTGCAGAGACAG GCGAGGAAGATGCAAGAGAAAGGCTGGCAACCAAAATGGTTCGCAAGGGACGAAGATGGTTGTTATCGCTATGTGGGTGGATACTGGGAAGCAAGGGAAGCCCGGAATTGGGATGGCATCCCTGATATATTCCGGCAGCCCTGTGATCTCCCTGTTGGTGTAACAGAAGAGTGA